A part of Thermocrinis albus DSM 14484 genomic DNA contains:
- a CDS encoding FAD-dependent oxidoreductase: MAKSVLVVGGGPAGLAAARTLGRLGVPTILVEKEDRLGGRPILEDYHTLIPRKLKPSQVLGPYIKEVESNPNVQVKLKTELEACEGEPGAYKVRLSNGETHEVAAIIVATGFQHFDPRRKGELGYGIYPDVITNLELEQMFSREGRLYRPSNGQLPKRVAFVFCVGSRDRQLGVTNVHCCRYGCALSGLQGSEIKEHYPDVEVFCYYMDVRTYGTWEYPFYWAPQEKYGVRYVRGRIAEITYSPADGRLRVKHEDTIVQRPAEVPMDLVVLVLGMEPSEGTKKVAKILGLAQDPDSKFLIPSEESGSNIISNKPGVFIAGACKGPIDIESSLSEGEAAAAEAATFIGAKVTV, from the coding sequence ATGGCTAAGAGTGTGCTAGTGGTAGGTGGTGGTCCTGCTGGTCTCGCTGCGGCGAGAACCCTAGGAAGGTTGGGCGTTCCCACCATCCTGGTGGAGAAGGAGGACAGACTGGGTGGAAGGCCCATCCTGGAAGATTACCACACCCTCATACCTCGTAAGCTGAAACCGTCACAGGTCTTGGGACCTTACATCAAGGAAGTGGAAAGCAACCCCAACGTGCAGGTAAAGCTCAAGACGGAACTGGAGGCCTGTGAAGGAGAGCCCGGCGCTTACAAGGTAAGACTCTCCAACGGCGAAACCCATGAAGTGGCTGCCATAATAGTGGCTACCGGTTTTCAGCACTTTGACCCTAGGAGAAAGGGTGAGTTAGGTTACGGCATATATCCGGACGTTATCACAAACCTAGAGCTGGAGCAGATGTTCTCTAGGGAAGGTAGGCTTTACAGACCTTCCAACGGACAGCTTCCCAAGAGAGTGGCCTTTGTCTTCTGCGTAGGCTCCAGAGACAGGCAGTTGGGTGTTACCAACGTGCACTGCTGCAGATACGGTTGTGCTCTCTCCGGTCTGCAAGGTTCTGAAATCAAGGAACACTATCCCGATGTAGAAGTCTTCTGCTACTATATGGACGTAAGAACCTACGGTACTTGGGAGTATCCCTTCTACTGGGCTCCTCAAGAAAAGTACGGTGTAAGGTACGTAAGAGGTAGAATAGCGGAGATAACCTATAGCCCGGCGGACGGAAGACTGAGAGTGAAGCACGAGGATACCATAGTGCAGAGACCCGCAGAAGTGCCTATGGATCTGGTGGTACTTGTTCTGGGTATGGAACCATCCGAAGGTACCAAAAAGGTGGCCAAGATACTGGGTCTTGCACAGGATCCCGATAGCAAGTTCCTCATACCTTCTGAGGAATCAGGTTCCAACATAATATCCAACAAACCCGGAGTCTTCATTGCAGGGGCATGTAAAGGTCCCATAGATATAGAGTCCTCTCTATCAGAAGGTGAGGCTGCTGCGGCAGAAGCTGCCACTTTCATAGGAGCAAAGGTGACGGTATGA
- a CDS encoding heterodisulfide reductase-related iron-sulfur binding cluster, with protein MGHAKLDSKWGYTSPGGLLRYPEEPPFPVKEYDAHYDHIFEMMEELEAKGEILIHRITEEHQPVPVYTRTGRIKLIPTNKLWHHKSCGQCGNIPGYPASVFWFMNKFGLDYLNEPHQTSCTAWNYHGSGTSNPVALAAVWLRNMHQAWKTGYYPLIHCGTSFGSYKETREQLIMNKELRDAVKPILKKLGRLTEDGRIVIPQEIVHYSEWVHAMRYRIAELYQKEGKAKGIDVSNVRVAIHNACHTYKMIADDYPYDPEVFNGQRPAASTAVMQALGAQVVDYSTWYDCCGFGFRHILTEREFTRSFAIQRKLKVIYEEVKADVIITHDTGCTTTFEKNQWIGKAHGMYYPVAVMSDVMFAALACGAHPFKVVQLYWNCSSYEPLLEKMGITNWRELKKEWEDTVKYIAELEKAGKYDQLMEFFKEYDLYEPYSRTSTGKPKASATANMPLFKS; from the coding sequence ATGGGACACGCTAAGTTAGATTCAAAATGGGGTTACACGAGCCCCGGAGGCTTGCTGAGGTACCCTGAAGAACCACCCTTCCCCGTTAAGGAGTACGATGCCCACTACGACCACATCTTTGAAATGATGGAGGAGCTGGAAGCAAAGGGTGAAATTCTCATTCACAGGATAACGGAGGAGCATCAACCTGTTCCCGTGTACACGCGTACGGGTAGAATAAAGCTGATACCCACCAACAAGCTGTGGCATCACAAGTCCTGTGGACAGTGTGGTAACATACCCGGCTATCCTGCATCCGTCTTCTGGTTCATGAACAAGTTCGGTCTGGATTACCTGAACGAACCTCACCAAACTTCTTGTACAGCTTGGAACTATCACGGATCAGGAACTTCAAACCCGGTAGCTTTAGCAGCTGTGTGGCTGAGAAACATGCACCAAGCTTGGAAGACAGGTTACTATCCTCTGATCCACTGCGGAACTTCCTTCGGTTCCTACAAAGAGACGAGGGAACAGCTCATAATGAACAAGGAACTTAGGGATGCCGTAAAACCTATTTTGAAGAAGTTGGGTAGACTTACGGAGGATGGAAGGATTGTCATACCCCAAGAAATAGTCCACTACTCCGAGTGGGTCCACGCTATGAGATACAGGATAGCGGAACTCTATCAAAAGGAAGGTAAGGCCAAAGGAATAGATGTCTCTAACGTGAGGGTGGCCATCCACAACGCATGCCACACTTACAAGATGATAGCTGATGACTACCCCTACGATCCTGAGGTGTTCAACGGTCAAAGACCCGCTGCATCCACGGCTGTTATGCAAGCCCTGGGTGCACAGGTAGTAGACTACTCTACCTGGTACGACTGCTGTGGTTTTGGTTTCAGACACATCCTCACCGAGCGTGAGTTTACAAGGTCCTTTGCTATACAGAGGAAGCTGAAGGTCATCTACGAAGAGGTGAAGGCGGATGTGATAATAACCCACGACACCGGTTGCACCACCACCTTTGAAAAGAACCAGTGGATAGGTAAGGCCCACGGCATGTACTATCCTGTGGCTGTCATGTCTGACGTTATGTTTGCTGCTTTGGCATGTGGTGCACATCCCTTCAAAGTGGTCCAACTTTACTGGAACTGCTCTTCTTATGAACCTCTCCTGGAAAAGATGGGTATAACCAACTGGAGAGAACTGAAGAAGGAATGGGAAGACACTGTTAAGTACATAGCTGAATTGGAAAAGGCCGGTAAATACGACCAGCTGATGGAGTTCTTCAAAGAGTACGACCTGTATGAACCTTACAGCAGAACTTCCACAGGTAAGCCAAAGGCTTCGGCAACAGCCAACATGCCTCTCTTCAAGTCGTAA
- a CDS encoding 4Fe-4S dicluster domain-containing protein, with protein MEGHPYGYNIPISEKTKAVPWEEKVRVIEEVKSDFRFKEYLFGCLNCGVCTASCPSNRFFDYSPREIVQRFLEEDVEVLYDMMHEYIWACSQCFTCWIRCPFVNNPGGLVAIMREVAVRNAFEATKDLLKPYGRVLLKVMTTGNQLSADMLQPDFFPDWGPKMADNMENLRAKRMAIPFDVGKSVKTAWEVSLETAIEMYTIWRETGIFEMLEKLDPNLYNVIMDIVEENEERYQELYAEEE; from the coding sequence ATGGAAGGACACCCTTATGGGTATAACATACCTATATCAGAGAAAACCAAGGCGGTGCCTTGGGAAGAGAAGGTAAGGGTCATAGAGGAAGTAAAGTCGGACTTCCGGTTTAAGGAGTACCTGTTTGGATGTCTCAACTGCGGTGTTTGTACAGCCTCATGTCCATCCAACAGGTTTTTTGACTACTCTCCCAGAGAGATAGTTCAGAGGTTCCTGGAGGAGGACGTAGAGGTCCTCTACGATATGATGCACGAATACATATGGGCCTGTTCCCAGTGTTTCACCTGTTGGATAAGGTGTCCCTTCGTTAATAACCCCGGTGGTCTTGTGGCCATAATGCGGGAAGTGGCTGTAAGGAACGCCTTTGAAGCTACCAAGGACCTTCTGAAACCTTACGGAAGAGTTCTCCTTAAGGTGATGACAACGGGTAACCAGCTCTCCGCTGACATGCTTCAGCCTGACTTCTTCCCTGACTGGGGTCCAAAGATGGCCGACAACATGGAAAACCTAAGGGCAAAACGTATGGCCATCCCCTTTGACGTGGGTAAATCGGTAAAGACCGCATGGGAAGTTTCTCTGGAAACCGCTATAGAGATGTACACCATATGGAGAGAGACCGGAATATTTGAGATGTTGGAAAAACTGGATCCTAACCTTTACAACGTGATAATGGACATAGTGGAAGAGAACGAAGAGAGATACCAAGAGCTGTATGCGGAAGAGGAGTGA
- a CDS encoding DsrE family protein gives MAYEKLLFYILTVPFFERAEPTTGELINPQAGAPFFLATAATTMDYEVEMVITSEAGFLLMRDNAKKVKVRPGVEQTVYDFIKMAKEAGVKIYLCVPSLDLTDVYKKEDVNPELCDGIIGGAAFLDKLMSGEYAVITL, from the coding sequence ATGGCGTACGAAAAGCTGCTCTTTTACATCCTCACGGTACCTTTCTTTGAGCGAGCAGAACCCACAACAGGAGAGCTCATAAACCCTCAGGCAGGTGCACCCTTCTTTTTAGCCACAGCAGCCACCACTATGGATTACGAGGTGGAGATGGTCATAACTTCAGAGGCAGGATTCCTGCTCATGAGGGACAACGCCAAAAAGGTGAAAGTGAGGCCAGGTGTAGAGCAGACGGTTTATGACTTTATTAAGATGGCTAAGGAGGCCGGTGTGAAGATATACCTCTGCGTGCCATCTTTGGACCTTACTGACGTGTATAAGAAAGAGGATGTGAACCCGGAACTCTGTGACGGTATCATAGGTGGTGCCGCTTTCTTGGATAAGCTTATGAGTGGTGAGTATGCTGTTATTACCCTCTGA
- a CDS encoding DsrE/DsrF/DrsH-like family protein, whose product MATERLAIIATKGTLDMAYPPLILASTAASLGIETAIFFTFYGLNIIHKKKMHELKIAPLGNPAMPMAFPPSMQNSVTNLISSVFPGPPQIMGVIPGMTDLMTYMMKKTLKEHGVASIPELLEACKEADVKLIPCQMTMELFGYKYEDLIDGLEPPAGAATFINYVLEADKPMVIFV is encoded by the coding sequence ATGGCCACCGAAAGGCTCGCCATAATAGCCACTAAAGGAACGCTGGACATGGCCTATCCGCCCCTCATATTGGCTTCCACAGCGGCATCCCTAGGTATCGAGACGGCCATATTCTTCACCTTCTACGGTCTCAACATAATCCACAAGAAGAAGATGCACGAACTTAAGATAGCGCCCCTTGGAAACCCTGCCATGCCCATGGCCTTCCCACCCTCCATGCAGAATTCTGTTACCAACCTCATCTCTTCGGTGTTTCCCGGACCTCCACAGATAATGGGTGTGATACCGGGAATGACGGATCTTATGACTTACATGATGAAGAAAACCTTAAAAGAACACGGTGTTGCCAGCATACCAGAGCTCTTAGAAGCTTGCAAGGAGGCTGATGTAAAGCTCATCCCCTGCCAAATGACTATGGAACTCTTCGGATACAAGTACGAGGACCTCATAGACGGTTTGGAGCCTCCGGCAGGAGCAGCCACCTTTATCAATTACGTATTGGAAGCTGATAAGCCGATGGTAATCTTCGTTTGA
- a CDS encoding sulfurtransferase TusA family protein, whose amino-acid sequence MATVTPHKTLDASGLNCPLPVLKTKKALEELQSGQVLEVITTDPGAKADIPAFCNRTGHQLLEVVEEGGKIIFYIQKK is encoded by the coding sequence ATGGCTACTGTAACACCCCACAAGACACTGGACGCTTCAGGTCTTAACTGTCCTCTTCCTGTTTTGAAGACCAAAAAAGCGCTGGAGGAGCTGCAGTCCGGACAGGTGCTGGAGGTGATAACCACAGACCCAGGAGCTAAAGCGGACATACCCGCCTTCTGCAACAGAACAGGTCATCAACTTCTGGAAGTGGTGGAAGAGGGAGGTAAGATAATATTCTATATTCAGAAAAAGTGA
- a CDS encoding histone deacetylase family protein, whose amino-acid sequence MRTGFLYDDIYLEHNNRGHPENKDRLIAIMQGLESRRLFQKVVKVRPRRATVQEVSLNHDLAYIQEIHDFCAAGGGYLDPDTYANAMSYEVALYAVGGVLEGIDRLLNGELEAVFCAVRPPGHHAERSKAMGFCIFNNVAVGAHYLINRGIKKVFIIDFDAHHGNGTQRSFYEDDRVFYFSTHEYPFYPGTGSADERGAGRGYGFTYNVPMKAGAGDEEYLRVYKEILPALVKDFKPEFLLVSAGYDLHKDDPLTYLDVTTEGIREIVSSIVNVSKALSIPLLLALEGGYNLRVLSECVADTLEILLEA is encoded by the coding sequence ATGCGTACAGGTTTCCTCTATGACGACATTTATCTGGAACATAACAACAGAGGCCATCCGGAAAACAAAGATAGGTTAATAGCTATAATGCAAGGATTGGAAAGTAGGAGGCTGTTCCAGAAGGTGGTGAAAGTAAGACCCCGTAGGGCCACCGTTCAGGAGGTCTCTCTAAACCATGACCTCGCATACATTCAGGAGATACACGATTTTTGTGCAGCGGGGGGCGGGTATCTGGATCCTGACACCTACGCTAACGCCATGTCTTACGAGGTAGCGTTATACGCCGTAGGCGGTGTTTTGGAGGGTATAGATAGGTTGCTGAATGGTGAACTGGAGGCGGTTTTCTGTGCCGTAAGACCTCCCGGACATCACGCGGAACGTTCAAAAGCTATGGGTTTCTGCATATTTAACAACGTGGCGGTGGGAGCTCACTATCTTATCAACAGGGGTATTAAGAAGGTGTTCATCATAGACTTTGATGCCCACCACGGTAACGGAACTCAGCGCAGTTTTTATGAAGATGATAGGGTGTTTTACTTTTCCACTCACGAGTATCCCTTCTATCCAGGGACTGGCTCAGCAGATGAAAGAGGTGCCGGTAGGGGGTACGGTTTTACTTACAACGTTCCCATGAAGGCCGGTGCCGGAGACGAAGAGTATCTTAGGGTGTACAAGGAAATCTTACCTGCCTTGGTAAAGGACTTCAAACCGGAGTTTCTCTTAGTTTCCGCCGGATACGATCTACACAAAGATGACCCTCTCACTTACCTTGATGTCACCACAGAGGGAATAAGGGAGATAGTGAGTAGCATAGTGAATGTATCTAAAGCCCTCTCCATACCGTTGCTACTGGCTTTGGAGGGTGGTTATAACCTCAGAGTGCTGTCAGAATGCGTAGCAGATACACTGGAGATACTACTGGAGGCCTGA
- the rpsU gene encoding 30S ribosomal protein S21: protein MAIVVVGDNESFEKVLKKFKRVVEKEGILTEVRRRQFYEKPSEKRKRKERAARKRIIKALKKRNLL, encoded by the coding sequence TTGGCTATAGTAGTAGTAGGAGATAACGAGTCCTTCGAGAAGGTTCTTAAGAAGTTTAAGAGAGTGGTGGAGAAAGAGGGTATACTGACGGAGGTAAGGAGAAGGCAGTTCTACGAAAAGCCCAGCGAGAAGAGAAAGAGGAAGGAGAGGGCTGCCCGTAAGAGGATAATTAAGGCCCTCAAGAAGCGGAACCTTCTTTAA
- a CDS encoding flagellar brake protein, whose product MEYQGGFETFREATRYMFQKPTLTDVLGVILILLLSVLLLLLIPYLYSRYVLGRRRREEFLLYARQMGLEDKEAYILYSCAKRLKEPLKVLNSKVVFERCVSHLVREKPDSVEFIPVIRRKLRFDYLPWFIPLTTSREIDLYQTGFVSCEGGMYGAAVWEKTEEEIHIALLEEGCRGVGVGDTVKFIFTREDDGRYHMTAPVLRSYRDRNRLVLVLPHVDKLGKIQLRETVRWKVRIPALLWVAGLPRSVEVIVEDISPGGLRACKESFLDLTEGQEVSVTFEWKGYSFRDVRGIVKHVRGSADRTCVGIQWVNVNTELQDLIRKLIIEEQREVLRLYKLGELKEGSAS is encoded by the coding sequence ATGGAGTATCAGGGGGGGTTTGAAACCTTCAGAGAAGCTACCAGGTACATGTTTCAGAAACCTACTCTTACTGACGTGTTGGGCGTTATACTGATCCTCTTACTTTCAGTTTTACTCCTGTTGCTAATACCATATCTTTACTCCAGATATGTTCTTGGAAGGAGAAGGAGAGAGGAATTTCTGCTTTACGCACGACAGATGGGCCTGGAGGATAAGGAAGCCTACATTCTTTACTCCTGTGCCAAGAGGTTAAAGGAACCGTTGAAAGTGCTAAACAGCAAGGTGGTTTTTGAGCGCTGTGTGTCGCACCTCGTAAGGGAAAAACCGGACAGTGTGGAGTTTATACCAGTTATAAGACGTAAACTTCGCTTCGATTATCTGCCATGGTTCATACCTCTTACCACCTCTAGGGAGATAGATCTTTACCAAACAGGTTTCGTAAGTTGTGAGGGAGGTATGTATGGTGCCGCTGTGTGGGAGAAAACGGAGGAAGAGATCCACATAGCCCTTCTGGAAGAGGGATGCAGGGGCGTAGGTGTAGGGGATACTGTGAAGTTTATCTTTACGCGGGAGGATGACGGTCGCTACCACATGACGGCTCCGGTGTTGAGAAGTTATAGAGATAGGAACAGACTCGTTTTAGTCTTACCCCACGTAGACAAGCTGGGGAAGATTCAGCTGAGAGAAACCGTTAGATGGAAGGTTCGCATACCAGCTTTGCTTTGGGTAGCCGGCCTTCCCAGATCCGTGGAGGTAATAGTAGAGGATATAAGTCCGGGAGGTCTACGTGCTTGCAAGGAATCCTTCCTGGACTTAACTGAAGGACAGGAGGTGTCGGTAACCTTTGAGTGGAAGGGATACTCTTTCCGGGATGTGAGAGGCATAGTGAAACACGTGCGTGGCTCTGCAGACCGTACGTGTGTCGGCATTCAATGGGTGAATGTAAACACAGAACTTCAGGATTTGATAAGGAAACTCATAATAGAGGAACAGAGGGAGGTGTTAAGGCTCTATAAACTGGGAGAGCTTAAAGAAGGTTCCGCTTCTTGA
- the trxB gene encoding thioredoxin-disulfide reductase — translation MGVSEDILYDCVIVGGGPAGLTAGLYCARAKLNTVLLEKGTLGGQIAITDLVENYPGFPDGISGKELIQRFKSQAERFGLQIVRKEVTGLSKNGKEIHLHLRTGEVVRSKAVIVASGASPRRLGVPGEEEFINRGVSYCATCDGPLFEGVPIAVVGGGDSACQEGLFLTRFGSVVYLIHRRDQLRAQKHLQEKILSHPKVKFLPNKVVVEIKGSEAVEKIILQDTKTGELSELPVEGVFIFIGLEPNTGFLRGVVDLDERGYVITDSKLRTSMEGVFAAGDCRSGSTGQVAVAVGEGCLAALEVEKYLEG, via the coding sequence ATGGGGGTAAGTGAGGACATCCTCTACGACTGCGTGATAGTAGGTGGTGGGCCTGCCGGTCTGACGGCAGGTCTTTACTGTGCTAGAGCCAAACTGAACACTGTCCTTTTAGAGAAGGGAACTTTGGGTGGACAAATAGCCATAACGGATCTTGTGGAGAACTACCCTGGTTTCCCCGATGGCATAAGTGGTAAGGAACTGATCCAGCGCTTTAAGTCACAAGCGGAGAGATTCGGACTTCAGATAGTGCGTAAAGAGGTTACCGGTCTGTCCAAGAATGGAAAGGAGATCCATCTTCACCTAAGAACAGGTGAGGTGGTGAGGAGTAAGGCGGTTATAGTGGCTTCAGGGGCAAGCCCGAGGCGTTTGGGAGTCCCTGGCGAGGAGGAGTTTATAAACAGAGGTGTCTCTTACTGCGCTACCTGTGATGGACCTCTCTTTGAGGGTGTTCCCATAGCGGTGGTAGGAGGGGGAGACTCCGCCTGTCAGGAAGGGCTTTTTCTCACCAGATTCGGCAGTGTAGTTTATCTGATTCACAGGAGGGATCAACTCAGAGCTCAGAAGCATCTGCAGGAGAAGATACTTTCCCACCCCAAGGTAAAGTTCCTTCCCAACAAAGTGGTAGTGGAGATAAAAGGATCGGAAGCTGTGGAGAAGATAATCCTTCAGGATACAAAAACGGGTGAGTTGTCAGAACTTCCCGTAGAAGGCGTTTTCATATTTATAGGACTTGAACCTAATACGGGATTCTTGAGGGGTGTGGTGGATCTTGATGAGAGGGGGTACGTTATAACAGACAGTAAGCTGAGAACCAGTATGGAGGGAGTTTTTGCTGCGGGAGACTGCAGGAGCGGATCTACAGGACAGGTGGCTGTGGCTGTAGGTGAAGGATGTTTGGCAGCTCTTGAAGTAGAAAAGTATCTAGAGGGCTAA
- the trxA gene encoding thioredoxin: MAGHVITLTESNWHSEVINSSIPVVVDFWAPWCGPCRIIAPIIEELAAELEGKVKFGKLNTDENPNIAMQYGIRAIPTIMLFKNGEVVDTRIGVQPKEALKQMILSHL, encoded by the coding sequence ATGGCAGGGCATGTGATAACGCTTACTGAGAGCAACTGGCACTCTGAGGTTATTAACTCGTCCATACCCGTTGTAGTGGACTTTTGGGCACCTTGGTGCGGACCGTGTAGGATAATAGCACCCATAATAGAGGAACTGGCGGCTGAGCTGGAAGGGAAAGTCAAATTTGGTAAGCTTAACACCGATGAGAATCCCAACATCGCCATGCAGTACGGCATAAGAGCCATACCTACTATTATGCTCTTCAAGAACGGTGAGGTGGTGGACACCCGTATAGGCGTCCAGCCTAAGGAAGCTCTGAAACAGATGATACTCAGTCATCTGTGA